DNA sequence from the Desulfovibrio desulfuricans genome:
TGGAGGATTATCAAGGCGGAAGACGGTGGATATTATTTACAGTCGAAACTGGGAACATTTCTTTCCATTAGTGGAAATACAGCTTCATCAGGGATGAATGTACAGATGAGTTATCTGGAGAGCGGTAAAAGACAACAATGGAAATTTGAAGCATCTACTTATCAGCCGGTGAAAGATGGAAAATATACATTAAGAAGTTCTAAAGAATCTGAAT
Encoded proteins:
- a CDS encoding RICIN domain-containing protein; its protein translation is WRIIKAEDGGYYLQSKLGTFLSISGNTASSGMNVQMSYLESGKRQQWKFEASTYQPVKDGKYTLRSSKESE